The Prunus persica cultivar Lovell chromosome G7, Prunus_persica_NCBIv2, whole genome shotgun sequence genome has a segment encoding these proteins:
- the LOC18770894 gene encoding histone H1: MSATEVVQAPAVEAPPAVEAPAMEEPKKEEKPVKERKTRTPREKKPKEPKTAAHPPYFQMIKEALLSLNEKSGSSPYAIAKYMEEKHKAVLPSNFKKTLALQLKNSAARGKLIKIRASYKLSEAGKKDKTTGKTKASTKPKTEKKTKTTAPAPKATKKPAKKNKKSTASKPKQPKSIKSPAAKKPKKAVA; the protein is encoded by the exons ATGTCAGCCACAGAAGTTGTTCAGGCTCCGGCCGTTGAGGCCCCGCCGGCGGTGGAGGCTCCAGCGATGGAGGagcccaaaaaagaagaaaagccggtcaaagagagaaagacgAGAACCCCAAGGGAGAAGAAGCCTAAAGAGCCCAAAACCGCTGCTCATCCTCCATACTTTCAG ATGATAAAGGAGGCACTGTTGTCTCTGAACGAGAAGAGCGGGTCCAGTCCTTACGCCATAGCCAAGTACATGGAGGAGAAGCACAAGGCGGTGCTTCCTTCCAACTTCAAGAAGACCCTGGCTCTGCAACTGAAGAACTCTGCGGCGAGAGGCAAGCTGATCAAGATCAGGGCCTCGTACAAGCTCTCTGAGGCAGGCAAGAAGGACAAAACCACAGGCAAAACCAAGGCttcaacaaaacccaaaacggAGAAAAAGACCAAAACGACCGCCCCTGCTCCGAAGGCGACTAAGAAGCCTgcgaagaagaacaagaagtcCACGGCTTCTAAGCCTAAG